The following coding sequences lie in one Lolium perenne isolate Kyuss_39 chromosome 2, Kyuss_2.0, whole genome shotgun sequence genomic window:
- the LOC127328205 gene encoding senescence-specific cysteine protease SAG39, whose amino-acid sequence MAASYSVSFIVAAVACACVISTLAARDLSDDRSMVVRHEQWMAKYGRTYSDVSEKARRLEVFKANVAFIESVNARNDKFWLETNQFADITNDEFRSKHTGYKLSVGGSKDRRMTGFRYENVSLDTLPTSVDWRTKGAVTPVKDQGKCGCCWAFSTVASMEGIVQLSTGKLISLSEQELVDCDTSDNGCGGGLMDNAFEFIVENGGLNTEANYPYTGTDGTCNSNRVSSSAASIKGHEDVPANDEASLQKAVAAQPVSVAVDGGDSLFQFYKGGVLSGDCGTNLDHGVAAVGYGVADDGTKFWVIKNSWGTSWGEDGYIRLERDIPDKQGMCGVAMQPSYPTA is encoded by the exons ATGGCTGCTAGTTACTCGGTTAGTTTCATCGTTGCAGCCGTCGCGTGCGCCTGTGTGATTAGCACTCTAGCGGCACGTGACCTCAGCGATGATCGGTCTATGGTTGTGAGGCATGAGCAGTGGATGGCAAAGTATGGGCGCACGTACAGTGACGTGTCTGAGAAAGCACGTCGGTTGGAGGTCTTTAAGGCCAACGTGGCGTTCATAGAGTCAGTGAACGCTAGGAACGACAAGTTCTGGCTTGAGACCAACCAATTCGCAGATATCACCAATGATGAGTTCAGGTCCAAGCACACTGGTTATAAACTGTCGGTGGGTGGTAGCAAGGACCGAAGGATGACAGGGTTTAGGTACGAGAACGTCAGTCTTGATACTCTCCCGACTTCCGTGGACTGGAGAACCAAAGGCGCTGTCACTCCCGTCAAGGACCAAGGGAAATGTG GGTGTTGCTGGGCATTCTCCACGGTTGCATCCATGGAGGGAATTGTGCAGCTGAGCACCGGCAAACTGATCTCTCTATCAGAACAAGAGCTCGTGGACTGTGACACCTCGGACAATGGATGCGGGGGTGGGCTCATGGACAATGCCTTTGAATTCATCGTGGAGAACGGTGGCCTAAACACCGAGGCCAACTACCCCTACACTGGAACCGACGGCACCTGCAACTCCAACAGGGTGTCCAGCTCCGCTGCGTCCATCAAGGGGCACGAGGACGTGCCAGCCAACGACGAGGCTTCATTGCAGAAGGCGGTGGCGGCACAACCAGTGTCTGTGGCCGTTGACGGAGGAGACAGCCTCTTCCAGTTCTACAAGGGCGGTGTGCTATCAGGTGACTGCGGCACAAACCTCGATCATGGTGTCGCTGCTGTCGGGTATGGTGTGGCTGACGATGGTACCAAGTTCTGGGTGATCAAAAATTCGTGGGGCACGTCATGGGGCGAGGATGGGTATATCAGGCTGGAGAGGGACATTCCAGACAAGCAAGGCATGTGTGGTGTCGCGATGCAACCTTCCTATCCGACGGCTTGA
- the LOC127331128 gene encoding UDP-glucosyltransferase UGT13248, whose amino-acid sequence MDSPDTTVQVSGGGGGRVLLLPFPGMQGHANPMLQLGRRLAYHGLLPTLVLTRHVLSTTAPSDCPFPVAAISDGFDAGGIASCPDTAEYLRRMEAAGSDTLARLLLAADVRVLVYDSHLPWARRVARDAGVAAAAFMTQMSAVDVVYGEARAGRVALPLADGSALRRRGVLSVDLGPEDVPPFVAKPEWYPAFTDSALGQFDGLEEADDVLVNSFRELEPKEADYMELRWRAKTVGPTLPSFYLDDDRLPLNKSYGFNLVSNPAPCMAWLDKQACCSVVLASYGTVANLDATQLEELGYGLCNSGKAFLWVLRSEEAEKLPDELCGKCNMKGLIVSFCPQLEVLAHRATGCFLTHCGWNSTTEAIVTGVPMVAIPQWADQPTTAKFVESAWGIGLRARRDGKGLVRREEIERCIKEVLGGEEYKRNASKWMQKAKSSMQKGGSSDKNITDFVAKYLPNSRSYEDGHS is encoded by the exons ATGGATAGCCCCGACACCACCGTCCAggtcagcggcggcggcggcgggcgcgtgCTGCTGCTGCCGTTCCCGGGGATGCAGGGCCACGCCAACCCGATGCTGCAGCTCGGCCGCCGCCTAGCCtaccacggcctcctccccaccCTCGTCCTCACCCGCCACGTCCTCTCCACCACCGCCCCCTCAGACTGCCCCTTCCCCGTGGCCGCCATCTCCGACGGCTTCGACGCCGGCGGGATCGCCTCCTGCCCCGACACCGCGGAGTACCTGCGCCGGATGGAAGCCGCTGGGTCGGACACACTGGCGCGGCTCCTGCTCGCCGCCGACGTGCGGGTGCTCGTGTACGACTCGCACCTGCCGTGGGCGCGGCGGGTCGCGCGGGATGCCGGCGTGGCCGCGGCCGCGTTCATGACGCAGATGTCCGCGGTGGACGTGGTCTACGGCGAGGCGCGCGCGGGGCGGGTGGCCCTGCCGCTGGCGGACGGGAGCGCGCTGCGTCGCCGGGGTGTGCTCAGCGTGGACCTTGGGCCCGAGGACGTGCCGCCGTTCGTGGCCAAGCCCGAGTGGTACCCGGCGTTCACGGACTCGGCGCTAGGGCAGTTCGACGGGCTGGAGGAGGCCGACGACGTGCTCGTCAACTCATTCCGCGAACTGGAACCCAAG GAGGCAGATTACATGGAATTGAGATGGCGCGCAAAGACCGTCGGCCCTACATTGCCATCCTTCTACCTAGACGACGATCGTCTTCCATTGAATAAATCCTACGGCTTTAACCTTGTCTCAAACCCTGCCCCTTGCATGGCATGGCTTGACAAGCAGGCTTGTTGCTCTGTGGTCCTCGCATCCTATGGTACAGTTGCTAACCTTGATGCCACACAACTAGAAGAGCTAGGCTATGGGTTGTGCAATTCTGGAAAGGCTTTCCTTTGGGTGTTGAGGTCTGAAGAAGCAGAAAAGTTGCCTGATGAACTTTGTGGAAAATGCAACATGAAAGGCCTAATTGTTTCTTTTTGCCCTCAGCTGGAGGTATTGGCCCATAGAGCCACAG GTTGTTTCTTGACGCATTGTGGATGGAACTCGACAACCGAAGCAATTGTCACTGGTGTACCCATGGTGGCAATACCACAATGGGCAGACCAACCGACAACCGCAAAGTTTGTGGAAAGCGCTTGGGGGATTGGCTTGCGTGCACGTCGGGATGGAAAAGGCTTGGTGAGGAGGGAAGAGATAGAGAGGTGTATCAAGGAGGTATTGGGTGGGGAAGAGTATAAGAGGAATGCTTCCAAGTGGATGCAAAAGGCCAAAAGCTCAATGCAGAAAGGAGGGAGCTCGGACAAGAATATTACAGATTTTGTGGCCAAGTATTTACCAAATTCAAGATCATACGAAGATGGTCATTCTTGA